The DNA region CTGAACCCTCTTGGGGCCCAATTCTCTGCTGGCACAAATCACCGCCAGTCCAGCGGCTGGGACACAGCGGGGGCAATTGGCAACACCAGAGGGGCTGGCCCTTCGCCGTGGGAGCAGCTGACTGCGAACAAGCAAATAGCCGTATGGAGCCCGGCCCAGCCAGGTACTGAGGGCGCAAGACCCTCGCAAGGTCGGGCACCGGGTCAGGACATGGCTCATCACCGGCTTTGGGGGCACAAAAGGGGCATTTTCACAAAGGAGAAACTTGGAAAGAGAAGTCGGACATTTAGAGGGAGTTTTACTAGGTTTGTTAATATTGAATCTAATTTAATCtatcccccacacaccccatctatctaatctatctatctatctggtTCTTCTCCGAGTCCCAAGTGGGCAGTGGCAGGATGGGAGAAGTGAGTGGGAAATCTAAGCACACTTGGCCCTGgcgcctgccccgctccctgcatcCACCAGTGCCTCCAGGGCACCAATCCAAACCGCCCTGGAGCCGCTTGGCGCGCGCAGGGAGCTGGATGACCAGGCGGGATGGGCAGGCAGCTGGCTGTAACTGGAGGCCGCTGTTGATTAAACATAGGCCCAGTCAGCTGCCTGCAGAGTTGCCTGTTGACATTTAGGAGCTTAAACGTGTTCCGTGaagctcctggctctgccaagcCAGGGAGACTCCATGTccttgccccgccccccccccccccgacacaccaCAGTGGGGCAGGGGATCCCACAGGAGCAGACAGAAAACATGAGACGGACAGCAGCCCGAAACCCACATCTATGGGCCTGGGCtgctagggcctgatcctgtcccCTATCCCCAGGCTATCTGCCAGCCACAATGCAATGGGGCTGGACTATCCACTGCAGGGCTATGGAGTTAGACCACTGAAACTTGATCCTGCCTCCAATTATTCATGGGATCCACATGGCTTAACCAGCCCCTAATCCTGCACTGGTAGCCACATGGCTTGCATCAACATAGCCTGCTATTCAGTCTTCCCCTAGGCCACCCCTggctttgccttgcaggttagcaCTAGGTCCGACCCAGTCCCCTCCAATTGTCCCCTGCGGTACCCTTtgcctgacactggctactcaatTTTCCCACCgtttaatttattttcaagtcactggttacataagaacggccatattaggtcagaccgaaggtccacctagcccagtatcctgtcttcccacagtggccggtgccagatgcttcagagggaatgaccagagcagggcaattattgagtgatccatcctctgccgcccattcccagcttctggcagtcagaggtttagggacacccagagcgtgGGATCGTGTCCCTGAgcatcctggctattagccatcGATGGAGCTATTCTTCAATAACTTATcgagttcttttttgagcccagtgATACTTTTGGCCTCCACGATAACCCCTGGCAGCGAGTTCCACAGATCGACTGTGCgctgggtgaagaaatacttccttctattttcaacctgctgcctcttcatttcattaggtgacccctagttcttgtattatgatgagtaaataacccttccctagtcactttctccacactcgCCATGATTTGATAGACCTCCATCACATTCCCCCCCGTTAGCCgtcacttttccaagctgaacaggcCCCGTTTtagtaatctctcctcatacggaagtcgTTCCATACTCCATATCAGTTTTATTGCACTTCCCTGCACCTCTCCCCAGTCTCCTCTCTCTGGGTGGAGATGGGGCGACCCCATGTCTGAGCTGCAGTCGCCCCATGGCTTTATAGAGAGGCGCTGTGATATTGGCTGTCTATTATCCACCCCGGTCCCCCTTGTGTTGGCCGCTGCAGGGTGTGGGGGCCCCCCAAGCTCTGCCTCGGTACCAGCCCCATAGCATGGGGCAGCCGGGGTCATggggctccccctctccccctttgcTAGGACCAGCCTGGGTCACTTTGTGCCAGCTGCAAACTCCACCCATGGttgaagccccgccccctgcggGTCTGGCCCCGCCTCCATTGACTCTGGCCCCGCCCTCTCGTGCTTGCCGCCCGGTGGAGGCAGCAGCGGCCCCTTCGCGCTCCGGGCTATCTGGTCCCTCCGGCCGCCCCGTAGCGGGAGCCGCGCGGCCGCTCCGAAGCCGGAAGTGCGCCTCCCCCCCGAACGCCACCAGGCCGGGCAGTGCGCACGCGTGCTCACCCGTCACCCGGAAGCGGAAAGGCCCGGCAGTAGCAGCAGCGGCGGCGGGAGATTCTTGGCGGCGCGTGTGGGAGAGCGGGAGCGGCGGCGTCATGTGAGGAGGCCACCGGGGAGGGGgcccggtgggggaggggcagatggagTCTGCCCCGGTCCCCTCCGTCCGTTCACCGGCCCCCCCCGGGCCAGGGCGTGGGGCGCCAGGGCCCTGATCCCCCCCGCGTGATCGGGGCCGGGGACGGTTCCTTGATCGCGCGTCCAGCCCGCCTCCGTAGCGGGGCATTGGCCCAGGGAGCTCGGGGGAGATGCCCCGGCCCGgccgggccctgggctggggcgggaGATGCTGCTGGGGATCCCGGGAAGGGAGCGTTGCGCTAACAGGGGAGGTTTGATTCACCCCACTCCTGACTGGAAGCTGAGAGCGCGTGAGGCGGGGGGCtagtcccccccccagcccctctcccacccacccccattcagGCAGAAGCACGTGCCACCCGCTCCCGCTGAGAGCTGAGGAGCCCCTGCCGAAGGACAGCGGAGCCCCCCCGCAGGGCGCAGACCCCAGGGCAGCGGTAGAGCGGATCCAATCTAGGAATCTCTGTTCTGCGGGAAATATCGACACTTTGAAATGttcccattcccagctgcagCAAAACTGAACTTCTGACATTTCCGGTGATGTGAGGTGAAATCGAGGCGTTTTACTAGGTCTTGTTTGGTTTGTATCGTTTATAACCTGGGTTTTGAAAGGAAAACGCCAAACGTTCCGGGCTGGAACAGAGCGCTGGGCCTGATGGAAACACTGCTACATTTTGCGctaaatgaaatttcattgaaatggaCACATTCCTGCCGGGCAGCTTTACAGACCATAGAGCGAGTCTTAGCGTACCtctccactgcagctgggagtgtgattCCCACTCGTCTAGCTATGCCCGTGCTAGCTCGTCTCGAAATGCCCAGCTGCACCAAGAATGAGCCTGTCAGACCCTAGGCAGATACTGGGACAGCAGGCCCGATCCACCACAGacacactagctcaagcagaccCTAGCACATGTACATCCAGGCGAGCTGGGAATCACCACTACTGGTTTGCAGAGGTATCTAGAGATGGGTGGGGTTATGGGAAAGCAAGGACTGAATCACCCAGCTGGTAGTGCCCTGTCGCTGTGGGGTGTCAGGGACAAGGCAGCCTGAGAGATGGGCCCTTTGCCCTGCTGGGACACCCCAAATGgtgtggcaggaggaggaggagggagtggcaGAGGCTCCATGAATGCCGTGTCTTCCCCTTCTGCGCCTGCAGGAGCCTCTTAAACAAACCCAAGAGTGAGATGACCCCCGAGGAGCTGCAGaagcgggaggaggaggagttcaaCACAGGGCCACTGTCTGTCCTCACTCAGTCGGTCAAGAACAACACTCAGGTGCTGATCAACTGTCGCAACAACAAGAAGCTGCTGGGACGTGTCAAGGCCTTTGACAGGTGCGGTTTCCTCCCCCCATACACTTAAAATACCCTTCCTCCACAGCTGGACCCAGGGGGGTGCAGTTTATGCCTGCCCTGTTCCCCAGCAAAAGCAGAAGGGTCCCCCCCCATTTTGCAGTACTGAGCAGGTGGGATGttgtccagtggtcagagcagcggagctgggagccagagttcctgggttctttttcctGCTGTGGGAGGGTGACCTAGTGGTTATTGGTGTGGTGGGGGCACTGAGGTGGCAGAGCTGCTGGGATGTATTTCCAGGTCTGGGAGGGAACGTGGAAGGACCTACAGTTTTTCCACCTTCTTGGTAGAACCCGACTGCTGTACTAAGTAGTTGATTCCAGCAGGAATGAGTTCAGCGGGACAGGCTTAGCAGAGAGGATGCCCCATGGCCGGAGCCTAGGTTGTCAGTGGTTCCTCCCAGCTCCATTGCCGtgtccctgatccccctcctccactctcTCCCTCCAGGCACTGTAACATGGTGCTGGAGAACGTCAAGGAGATGTGGACGGAGGTGCCCAAGAGCGGCAAGGGCAAGAAGAAATCAAAGCCTGTCAACAAGGATCGCTACATCTCCAAGATGTTCCTGCGGGGGGACTCGGTCATTGTGGTGCTGAGGAACCCCCTCATTGCCGGCAAATAGAGAActgtcccaatgccccagccTCGCCCTGGCGTGACCCAGAGCCCGGCTGAGCAGGGGACCTGCCTCCAGCCCTTCTGGATGAAGCCTGCTGGCTGCATCACTTGTGAAGACCGTTCTGTTCAGAAACAACTCTGCTGAGCTCTCCCCAGGTGTCACCTGTGCCTCTCTTCTTAGTCCTTAGACCGCCAAGAGCtgtgcacagccccccccagccccctcccattgctgcctccccctcccaccatccCATGGGATTGGAAGGGGGTGTCTGGGAGCAGAACTGGTCAGGAGACCCCAGCTGCTGCAAGTCCATTCCAGGCTGGTGTTTCCCCACGTCCGTCACCCACCTGCCCAAAGCTGAAAGTCCTGGCGCTGCTTCTCTGGATTTACCCAGGATCTCTGTGCCTGCTGGGTGCTGCAGACTCCGCTGGCCAAGGGGGAGGCTGCATAGAGGTGAGAGGCTCTTTAGCTCGTAGGCCCCCCGACTGGCCTGCTCTCGGGCTCGGGGAGCACTGAGGTTTCCTAAGGGAGCTGGGTACAAAGAGAAGCATCAGGAATCTCAGCCTAACAGAAGGGGGGACCTCTCAACAGAATTGTCTCAGAACTGCTCTAAAAGGTGTATTTTAAAGGGGAGCCATCTGCTGTAGTTGTCTGATTTGGGTGGGGGCCGTCTACCCTGGGGATTTCCACCCTGCAGAGCTACCCTACTGCAAACACCCTGCAGAGAGGCACCAGGCGTGTGTGACTGCCGCCCCTCTTTTGACCCTCCGCTTCCCCAGACCCAGCCAGACCAGCAGCGGTTGTACTTGAGTCCGGGTCCCGCTCTCCAGCTGAGCGAGGCGCCAGGGAAGTCGAGGTAGCAAATGTGATTTGAAACACCGCTcagctcctagtgtagacaactTCAGGGTGGCGTCAGCCTTGGCTTGGTTCCAGCGGGACCAGCTGAGGCGAttcagctgcatccacactgggcaCGAAGGATCGGTCCTTACTCTGCTATAAAGCGGGACAGGGACCAAGTATCCTCTTCCCCTCACTTTGAATCTCCGAACGCTGCCTGGGCTGGGGGTAAGTCATGCCTGGTACAATCCCACAGCTCATCGGTGCAGAAATCCCTGGTGTCGACAGCTCTCCTGGCCCTGATCCTCCAGCGGCATCCAAGCTAGTGGCTCCTTGTGTCCCGGGTTCCTTGTATCCGTGGGGCAGTTTCAGGAGCGGGATCTTGTAAGTTGTAGCCCCAGCCTCAAGGGCAGCTCCTCTCCTTGCAGCAAACGGGTGACACCAGGGTCTTTTGTAATAAACCAACTCGATTTCTCCAGCTGTCTCTTGcctgctttggagcagagagGTAGCGAGGCCAGTGACGTGGGGTGGACCTTGCTGGCCATTCCATGTGGGGGCTAGGCTGCTGGCAGGCACTGTCATGTGAGCCAGGCTGGGGCGGGAGAGGGCCTGCTGTTGGCTGTAAATAGTCAGGGAGGCCGAGTGCCTGTTTTGGAGTTAGACCCACactcctctgcttcccctccagAGGGCGGTGGTcagatggggcagggatgggacccACATGCTTTAAACTTTGGTTCACATCTTCCCCTTGTGGGTACCAGGCTGTTTCGCTTCTCCCGCGGGTTGTGAGTCAGCAGGAGCTACATTCTTCCCTGCCCTGTGGCTgtggctcttcccctccccagagctggtCTCTGTGTGAGGAACCAAAGGGGGCCAGATGCCACAAGGGTGGGCGACCCACAGGCAGGGTAGGCTGCAGGGTGCTGCAGAGTCCTTACAAAGCTGTGGCTggatgcagggctgggcccaggcACTGACTCAAGGGCCCTGCGGCCTGATGGCTTCTGTCTGTCAACCGAGCAGGAGCGGCAGGCTGGGCTGATTCGCCCTGCACTTTCAACACCCCTTGCTCCAGctagggctgggaggagggggcagccaCGGAGAGTCTGTTGGGACGGGAACAGCTGACCctttgagggggaagggagaactCCTAACTCCTTTCCGGGGGCCACTGCGTGGCAGCTGGGGGAACAACTGATGGGCCCTGCTGGCCTGGTGGGGTGGCTTTGAATGGGAGAATAATCTGGAGAgatccaaacccccccccccaattgccAGCCAGACGCCCCGTCGGGCCAGATCGGAGCCAGCGTctccagaggggaaaggccccattccccacctctAGGGCTGGATTGGC from Gopherus evgoodei ecotype Sinaloan lineage unplaced genomic scaffold, rGopEvg1_v1.p scaffold_34_arrow_ctg1, whole genome shotgun sequence includes:
- the LOC115641463 gene encoding small nuclear ribonucleoprotein Sm D2 yields the protein MSLLNKPKSEMTPEELQKREEEEFNTGPLSVLTQSVKNNTQVLINCRNNKKLLGRVKAFDRHCNMVLENVKEMWTEVPKSGKGKKKSKPVNKDRYISKMFLRGDSVIVVLRNPLIAGK